The Anaeromyxobacter sp. Fw109-5 genomic interval GGGAAGTGCCGGACGTGCGGGAGCATGAGCGCGATGGTCGCGCCGCTGTACGCCAGCTCGGCCGCGACCCACGTCCGCAGCGCGCGGGTGGTCCCGACCCGGCGGACGACGAGCACCACGGCCCACGCCACGGCCGCCGCGGCGAGCCGCATGGCCGTGAAGGGGTTCAGGAGCGCCGGCTCGAGGTACGCGTCGAACGCGATCCAGAGCGGGACCAGCACGCCGGTGAGCACGACGGCGGTGGTCCCCTCCCAGCGCTCCCGCTGGAGGGACGCCGCCTCCCAAGCTGCCGCGACGTCGAGGCTCGCCGGCTGGGACGCGGACACCGGAGCTCCGAGGCTACGCAGCGTCGATCCCGCCGCGCTCGAGGCGACGGTCGCGGGCGGCGCGGATCTGCTCGTCGATGATCCGCTCGAGCGCCTCGCGATCCCACGGCTTCATCACGACCGCGGAGGCGAGCCCCGAGCGCGCCGCCGCCGCGAGCTCCGGCAGGTCCGGGTACCCGGTCACGAGGATTCTTCCGACGGTGGGGTGGTCGCGCTGGAGGTGCGCGAGCAGCTGCAGCCCGTTCATGCCGGGCATGGCGTAGTCGACGAGGGCGACGTCGAACGGGCCGGCGGCGAGCGCCGCCAGCGCCTCGTCGCCGGACAGCGCGAGCTCGGCGTCGTACTCCGCGCGGAACACGATGCGGAACGTGCGGAGGTTCGCGTGGTCGTCGTCGACCACGAGGATCCTGGGCTTCGCGGCGGCCGCGGGAGTCACCCGCGCAGGATAGCGGAACCTGCCGGCTGCGCCGAGGGGCCCGACGTCCCAGGCAACAGGGACGTCCCAGGCGGCCGATCGCCGGCTCGCCCTTCCCCGGCGGATCAGCGCTCGCCCGCCGGCTCGTGGCGGAAGAACAGCGCGCCCAGGGGCGGCAGCGTGAGGGACAGCGAATGGAGCCGCCCGTGCGCGCCCACCGGCGCGGCCTCCTGCCCGCCCAGGTTCCCCCACCCGCTCCCGCCGTAGCGCTGCGCGTCGCTGTTCAGGACCTCGCGCCAGAAACCGCCGCGCGGCACGCCCACCCGGTAGTTCGGGCGGGCGACGGGGGTGAAGTTGAGGACCACGAGGATCTCCGGGTCGCCCTCCCGCCCCTTCCTCAGGAACGAGAGCACGCTCGCCTCGGCGTCGTTGGCGTCGATCCACTCGAAGCCCGCCGGCTCGAAGTCGCGGACGTGCAGCGCCGGGTTCTCGCGCATGAGCCGGTTCAGATCCTCGACCCAGGTCCTCACCCCCGCGTGCCCCTCGATCCCGAGGAGGTGCCAGTCGAGGCTCCGCTCGTGGCTCCACTCCTGCCCCTGCGCGAGCTCACCGCCCATGAAGAGCAGCTTCTTCCCGGACTGCGCCCATTGGTACGCGTAGAGCAGGCGCAGGTTCGCGAGCTTCTGCCAGGCGTCCCCCGGCATCCGGCCGAGCAGGGAGCGCTTTCCGTGAACCACCTCGTCGTGCGAGAGGGCGAGCACGAAGTTCTCCGAGAAGGCGTACATCATCCGGAAGGTCACCTCGTTGTGATGGAACTTCCGGAACACCGGATCGTGGCCCATGTACGCGAGCGTGTCGTGCATCCAGCCCATGTCCCACTTCATCCCGAAGCCCAGGCCGCCGACGTAGAGCGGGCGGGACACCATGGGCCAGGAGGTCGACTCCTCCGCGATCGTCTGGACGTCCGGGTACTCCGCGTACACCACCTCGTTGAAGCGGCGCAGGAAGTCGATCGCCTCGAGGTTCTCGCGGCCGCCGTACTTGTTCGGGATCCACTCACCGTGCTTGCGCGAGTAGTCCAGGTAGAGCATCGACGCGACCGCGTCCACGCGGAGCCCGTCCGCGTGGTACGCGTCGAGCCAGAAGAGCGCCGAGGAGAGCAGGAAGCTCCGCACCTCGTTCCGCCCGTAGTTGAAGATGAAGCTGTCCCAGTCCGGGTGGTGTCCCTGGCGCCGATCGGCGTGCTCGAAGAGGTGCGTGCCGTCGAAGTAGGCGAGGCCGTGCTCGTCGGTCGGGAAGTGCGACGGCACCCAGTCCAGGATGACGCCGATCCCGCGCTGGTGGAGCGTGTCCACGAGGAACATGAAGTCCTGCGGCGTCCCGTAGCGGCTCGTGGGCGCGAAGTAGCCCGTCGTCTGGTAGCCCCATGAGCCGTAGAACGGGTGCTCGGTGACGGGGAGCAGCTCGACGTGGGTGAAGCCCAGGGCCGCGACGTGATCGGCGAGGAGCGGCGCCAGCTCGCGGTAGGTGAGCGGCCGGTTCCCCTCCTCGGGCACGCGGCGCCACGAGCCCAGGTGCACCTCGTAGACGCTCATCGGGCTCGCGAGCCCGTTCCGCTCGCGGCGCGCGCGCATCCACGCGTCGTCGCCCCACGCGTAGGCGAGGTCCCAGACGATCGACTGCGTCCCCGGGGCCGTCTCGTGCATGAAGCCGAACGGGTCCGCCTTGTCCACCGCGTAGCCGCGCTCCCGCGAGCGCAGGTGGTACTTGTAGACGGCCCCCTTCCCCACGCCGGGCAGGAAGCCCTGCCACAGGCCCGAGTCGTCGATCCGCCGGAGCGGGTGCCGCTCCTTGTCCCAGCCGTTGAAGTCCCCGATGACGCTCACCCGCTCGGCGTTCGGGGCCCACACGGTGAACGACGTCCCCGCCGCGCCGTCGATCGTCTGCGGATGCGCACCCAGGGTGCGGTAGGCGCGGTGGTTCGTCCCCTCGTTCCAGAGGTGCCGGTCGAGCTCGCCGGGTCCGCCGCGCGCGAGCACCGCCCCCGGCGCCCCGCCTTCCCGCGCCTCTCGCGCCGCCGCTCGCGGCGCCTCCCTCGTTCCCTTGGTCGGCAACGCGTCCTCCCGCTCCCGGGCTCCGGCCTCCGCCGCGCCGAGCAGCTCGGCGATCCCTTCCAGCGGCAGCCGGACCCAGTCCGGCCGGTTGTTGAGCTCGTAGGCGAGCTCGTACAGCGCCTTCTCCGTGAGGTACAGCGCGAGGAGCTCCCGCAGCTCCCCTCCCGCGGGCAGGAACCGGGCGCCTCGGGCGGCGTCCAGGTACGCGCGCAGGAAGCTCGCGGCCACCCACGCGTACCACACCCGGGCCCACGCCTGCGCGTGCGCCGCCTCGCCCGGCGCGGCGTCCGGCCGCTCCGCGCGGCGCGCCGGGCCCGCGTGCGCCGCGTAGTGGAGCGAGCGCACCATCCCCGCGACGTCCCGCAGCGGAGACGCCTTGGCGCGCCGCTCCGCCATCGGTCTCGCGGGCTCCCCCTCGAAGTCGATCACCACGTAGTCGCCCCCCGTCCTGAGCACCTGGCCGAGGTGGAAGTCACCGTGCGTCCGCGTCCGCAGGGCGGTCAGCGGCCGGTCGAGCACCCAGCGGAGGCCAAGCTCGAGCTCGTCCTCGCGCGCGAGGACGGCCTCGGCGCGCGCGCGCACCTCGGGCGGGAGCACGTCGCGGCGTCGCCGCAGCAGCGCGAGCGCGGCGCGGACCTGCGCGCGGGCGCCGTCGTGGAGCCGGCGACGGTCCTCGCGCGAGAACGGCTCGGGGCGGAACGCCTCCTCGTCCACGCCGCGCGCGAGCGCGAGGTGCAGCTCCGCCGTCCGGCGGCCGAGCAGCGCGGCGGCGTCGAGCGACGGCGCGGCGAGCGCGCGGAGCTCGGGAGGCGGCGCGACGCCCGCGAGCTCCACGAGCGCGGCGGCGGGGGCCGCGGGGGGCGCGCGGCCGGCGGCGCGATCGAGGAACGCGCTCAGCTCGGCGAGCGTGAACTCCCACGCGTCCCCCCGGTTCGGGACGAACGCCTGGAGGAGCGCGAGGACGTGGGGCTCGCCGCCGCGCGGCCGGTACTCCACCGCGCCGAGCACCGCCGGTACGTTCGGGAACGCGGCGCGCTCGGTGAGGTAGGCGCCGACCTCCAGCTC includes:
- a CDS encoding response regulator, with the translated sequence MTPAAAAKPRILVVDDDHANLRTFRIVFRAEYDAELALSGDEALAALAAGPFDVALVDYAMPGMNGLQLLAHLQRDHPTVGRILVTGYPDLPELAAAARSGLASAVVMKPWDREALERIIDEQIRAARDRRLERGGIDAA
- the glgB gene encoding 1,4-alpha-glucan branching protein GlgB, which produces MDASLSRLTTTGPWDELLHGPGRAGLEAALPPYLVGRRWFGGKARRIQRVELLDAAPVGPGPGASRLVFLRVSYGDSAPEVYSLPLAFAPGPWADRVHGAWPGSEVALLEAGGEQGVLYATDRDPAFSRALLDAIAHGRTLKGRGGEIVAWSTRAFARRSEGVEELVPTPLGGEQSNTSIRFGDRMILKLFRRTEAGPNPELEVGAYLTERAAFPNVPAVLGAVEYRPRGGEPHVLALLQAFVPNRGDAWEFTLAELSAFLDRAAGRAPPAAPAAALVELAGVAPPPELRALAAPSLDAAALLGRRTAELHLALARGVDEEAFRPEPFSREDRRRLHDGARAQVRAALALLRRRRDVLPPEVRARAEAVLAREDELELGLRWVLDRPLTALRTRTHGDFHLGQVLRTGGDYVVIDFEGEPARPMAERRAKASPLRDVAGMVRSLHYAAHAGPARRAERPDAAPGEAAHAQAWARVWYAWVAASFLRAYLDAARGARFLPAGGELRELLALYLTEKALYELAYELNNRPDWVRLPLEGIAELLGAAEAGAREREDALPTKGTREAPRAAAREAREGGAPGAVLARGGPGELDRHLWNEGTNHRAYRTLGAHPQTIDGAAGTSFTVWAPNAERVSVIGDFNGWDKERHPLRRIDDSGLWQGFLPGVGKGAVYKYHLRSRERGYAVDKADPFGFMHETAPGTQSIVWDLAYAWGDDAWMRARRERNGLASPMSVYEVHLGSWRRVPEEGNRPLTYRELAPLLADHVAALGFTHVELLPVTEHPFYGSWGYQTTGYFAPTSRYGTPQDFMFLVDTLHQRGIGVILDWVPSHFPTDEHGLAYFDGTHLFEHADRRQGHHPDWDSFIFNYGRNEVRSFLLSSALFWLDAYHADGLRVDAVASMLYLDYSRKHGEWIPNKYGGRENLEAIDFLRRFNEVVYAEYPDVQTIAEESTSWPMVSRPLYVGGLGFGMKWDMGWMHDTLAYMGHDPVFRKFHHNEVTFRMMYAFSENFVLALSHDEVVHGKRSLLGRMPGDAWQKLANLRLLYAYQWAQSGKKLLFMGGELAQGQEWSHERSLDWHLLGIEGHAGVRTWVEDLNRLMRENPALHVRDFEPAGFEWIDANDAEASVLSFLRKGREGDPEILVVLNFTPVARPNYRVGVPRGGFWREVLNSDAQRYGGSGWGNLGGQEAAPVGAHGRLHSLSLTLPPLGALFFRHEPAGER